In Callospermophilus lateralis isolate mCalLat2 chromosome 10, mCalLat2.hap1, whole genome shotgun sequence, a single genomic region encodes these proteins:
- the Rtp4 gene encoding receptor-transporting protein 4 isoform X1 has product MLGRRRMYLDISTWEQKLQELIQEEKPWAKWTLKLDENIQPGGMARGWRQYMQRAFGRFCCSSCHRSWASAQVKILCHMSTQHRIYNGQVLLRIFAQRCQKCSWSQFENPEFSSDSTMRILNNLAQCILHSYYGHNFRKMPVAPVVGLNGPHDRSNCEACTLGICVRGSQVPIKKPTESPPSGPNPRFLIFYGNEIPGDPPLEFTSDDIIRIFCFALFFIVWIVICANQNKSNW; this is encoded by the exons ATGCTCGGCAGAAGGAGAATGTATTTGGATATCAGTACATGGGAGCAGAAGCTCCAAGAACTGATCCAGGAGGAGAAACCCTGGGCCAAGTGGACCCTGAAGTTGGATGAGAACATTCAGCCGGGTGGCATGGCCCGAGGATGGAGGCAGTACATGCAGAGAGCATTTGGGAG GTTCTGTTGTTCCTCATGCCATCGAAGCTGGGCTTCTGCTCAAGTGAAGATCCTGTGCCATATGTCTACGCAGCACCGGATATACAATGGCCAGGTGCTTCTGCGGATTTTTGCTCAGAGGTGCCAGAAGTGTTCCTGGTCTCAATTTGAGAATCCTGAGTTCTCTTCAGATAGCACCATGAGAATTCTGAACAACCTGGCGCAGTGTATTCTGCACAGCTACTATGGGCATAACTTCAGGAAGATGCCAGTTGCTCCAGTCGTGGGGTTGAATGGGCCCCATGACAGGAGCAATTGTGAGGCATGCACTCTGGGCATCTGTGTAAGGGGCTCACAGGTACCTATCAAAAAGCCAACCGAATCTCCACCTTCTGGCCCAAACCCAAGattcttaattttttatggtAATGAGATTCCTGGTGACCCACCCTTAGAATTTACTTCAGATGACATTATAAGGATTTTCTGTTTTGCACTATTTTTTATAGTATGGATAGTCATATGTGCTAATCAAAATAAGTCTAACTGGTAG
- the Rtp4 gene encoding receptor-transporting protein 4 isoform X2, translated as MYLDISTWEQKLQELIQEEKPWAKWTLKLDENIQPGGMARGWRQYMQRAFGRFCCSSCHRSWASAQVKILCHMSTQHRIYNGQVLLRIFAQRCQKCSWSQFENPEFSSDSTMRILNNLAQCILHSYYGHNFRKMPVAPVVGLNGPHDRSNCEACTLGICVRGSQVPIKKPTESPPSGPNPRFLIFYGNEIPGDPPLEFTSDDIIRIFCFALFFIVWIVICANQNKSNW; from the exons ATGTATTTGGATATCAGTACATGGGAGCAGAAGCTCCAAGAACTGATCCAGGAGGAGAAACCCTGGGCCAAGTGGACCCTGAAGTTGGATGAGAACATTCAGCCGGGTGGCATGGCCCGAGGATGGAGGCAGTACATGCAGAGAGCATTTGGGAG GTTCTGTTGTTCCTCATGCCATCGAAGCTGGGCTTCTGCTCAAGTGAAGATCCTGTGCCATATGTCTACGCAGCACCGGATATACAATGGCCAGGTGCTTCTGCGGATTTTTGCTCAGAGGTGCCAGAAGTGTTCCTGGTCTCAATTTGAGAATCCTGAGTTCTCTTCAGATAGCACCATGAGAATTCTGAACAACCTGGCGCAGTGTATTCTGCACAGCTACTATGGGCATAACTTCAGGAAGATGCCAGTTGCTCCAGTCGTGGGGTTGAATGGGCCCCATGACAGGAGCAATTGTGAGGCATGCACTCTGGGCATCTGTGTAAGGGGCTCACAGGTACCTATCAAAAAGCCAACCGAATCTCCACCTTCTGGCCCAAACCCAAGattcttaattttttatggtAATGAGATTCCTGGTGACCCACCCTTAGAATTTACTTCAGATGACATTATAAGGATTTTCTGTTTTGCACTATTTTTTATAGTATGGATAGTCATATGTGCTAATCAAAATAAGTCTAACTGGTAG